One genomic segment of Chloroflexota bacterium includes these proteins:
- a CDS encoding ABC transporter ATP-binding protein has translation MDYAIEARDISKYYGKRRPRLALDRISLSVGEGQLFGLIGPDGAGKTTMLRILSTVMELSSGQTRIAGFDTQKNAEQARSLIGYMPQAFSLYPDLSVIENLNFFADINGVPHGRREARIAQLLDFARLDRFQHRRSALLSGGMRKKLALACALVHDPKVLLLDEPTTGVDPLSRRELWGILAQVVLQGVTVLISTPYMDEAERCHQIAMLHQGEILSQGNPADLASDLPFDVIEVKARPRKAMRAIVDQADGVSDWRPVGDRLRLSVQNRNGNGNAKRILKNLQSQFKRQKMEVHILRPSKISMEDVFVYLVGQQRGKR, from the coding sequence ATGGATTATGCAATTGAAGCCCGAGATATATCTAAATATTACGGCAAACGCCGTCCCCGGTTGGCGCTTGACCGGATAAGTTTGTCAGTAGGTGAGGGGCAGCTTTTTGGCTTGATTGGCCCTGACGGAGCCGGGAAAACGACTATGTTGCGGATTCTTTCCACGGTGATGGAGCTATCTTCCGGTCAAACCCGAATTGCCGGTTTTGATACGCAAAAAAACGCCGAACAGGCCCGCTCATTGATTGGCTATATGCCGCAAGCCTTCAGCCTGTACCCGGATTTGAGCGTGATCGAAAATCTGAATTTCTTTGCCGATATTAACGGCGTGCCTCATGGTCGTCGGGAGGCGCGTATCGCTCAATTGCTGGATTTTGCCCGCCTGGATCGTTTTCAACACCGCCGCAGCGCGCTGCTTTCAGGCGGGATGCGTAAGAAGTTGGCCCTGGCCTGCGCGCTGGTGCATGATCCAAAGGTATTGCTGCTTGATGAGCCGACCACGGGAGTAGATCCGCTTTCGCGCAGAGAACTGTGGGGCATACTAGCGCAAGTAGTGTTGCAGGGTGTGACTGTACTCATCAGCACGCCCTATATGGACGAGGCCGAACGTTGCCATCAGATTGCTATGCTGCATCAGGGGGAGATTCTATCGCAAGGCAACCCGGCTGATCTGGCGAGCGATTTGCCCTTTGATGTTATCGAAGTCAAAGCGCGTCCTCGCAAAGCGATGCGCGCCATTGTAGACCAGGCGGATGGCGTTTCCGATTGGCGGCCTGTTGGAGATCGTTTGCGCTTGTCTGTGCAGAATCGCAACGGTAATGGCAATGCCAAACGGATTCTTAAGAATTTGCAGTCCCAGTTCAAGCGCCAGAAAATGGAGGTGCATATTTTGCGTCCATCGAAGATCAGTATGGAAGATGTCTTTGTGTATCTGGTTGGGCAACAGCGAGGCAAACGATGA
- a CDS encoding ABC transporter ATP-binding protein, with the protein MSDFALAIETQQLTKHFGDFVAVNNIDFAIPKGEIFGLLGPNGAGKTTTIRMLCGIMKPSSGTATVLGHDINRDPEAIKKQIGYMSQRFSLYNDLTAFENLQFYAAVYSVPRGERAKNIVELIEISGLADHRNELTRNLSGAWRQRLALACAVVHKPPMLFLDEATAGVDPVSRREFWDLIYEMAGQGVSVLATTHYMDEAEYCNTIGMMYRGELIAIAEPDVLRASLPGILVQIECDPIDRAQAILDAMPETLEASVHGALLHITLADARFLKKVIRNLARNQIQVSQIEEVQPSLEDVFIALVSEYRLKAEQDSDVNG; encoded by the coding sequence ATGAGTGATTTCGCCCTGGCTATCGAAACTCAGCAGTTGACGAAACATTTTGGCGATTTTGTGGCGGTTAACAATATCGACTTTGCCATTCCGAAAGGCGAAATCTTTGGTTTGCTCGGCCCGAATGGCGCCGGAAAGACCACCACTATTCGGATGTTGTGCGGCATTATGAAGCCTTCCTCAGGGACAGCGACTGTTTTGGGGCACGACATCAACCGTGATCCTGAAGCCATTAAAAAACAAATTGGCTACATGTCGCAACGCTTCTCTCTATATAACGATCTGACGGCTTTCGAAAACTTGCAATTCTATGCTGCGGTGTATTCTGTGCCGCGTGGTGAGCGTGCTAAAAATATCGTTGAGTTGATTGAAATATCGGGTTTAGCGGATCATCGCAACGAATTAACGCGCAACTTGTCGGGAGCCTGGCGGCAGCGTCTGGCGCTGGCCTGCGCTGTCGTCCACAAACCCCCGATGCTCTTCCTCGATGAAGCTACTGCTGGCGTAGATCCGGTTTCGCGGCGCGAGTTTTGGGATTTGATCTATGAGATGGCCGGACAGGGGGTCAGTGTTTTGGCGACCACGCACTATATGGACGAAGCCGAATACTGCAATACCATCGGTATGATGTATCGCGGCGAGTTGATTGCAATCGCTGAGCCAGATGTTTTGCGTGCAAGTTTGCCTGGAATATTGGTGCAAATCGAATGTGACCCCATCGACCGCGCTCAGGCTATTCTGGATGCGATGCCCGAAACCCTGGAGGCTTCTGTGCATGGGGCGCTGTTGCATATTACGCTGGCTGATGCCAGGTTCCTCAAGAAAGTCATACGTAATCTGGCTCGCAACCAAATTCAGGTGAGCCAGATCGAGGAAGTGCAACCCTCCCTCGAAGATGTGTTCATTGCTCTGGTTTCTGAATATCGTCTCAAGGCAGAGCAGGATTCCGACGTAAATGGATAA
- a CDS encoding ABC transporter permease, whose translation MERLFTIMRKELFHIWRDPRTMAMLLLLPGLLLVLLGYGVNFDREHTPMAVADISKTDASRRYIENFTASDDFEITYDALNEDEILSLIDNDQVDAGLLIPESFGRKVAAGETVQVQFYINGATDPGDVQAIRLKLSSISQVAAQNILVEQLQRTPQGALIQIPVDALEKTLYNPDSDSKLFMIPGLIPIILQVQALILSALAIVKEREQGTMEQLIVTPIKSWELMLGKIIPYLLVSILNLFALLWLGDLLFGVGVAGSFWQLVGLSVVFIVGSLGMGVLISNISQTQMQAIYLAIFLVLIPAIILTGLMYPRDDMPWFTYIYSELLPVTHFLEITRGIMLRGVSAASVWASTLPLIGLSLIYFVASVLAFRKRIV comes from the coding sequence ATGGAACGATTATTTACAATCATGCGCAAGGAGTTATTTCATATCTGGCGCGATCCGCGCACAATGGCGATGCTCCTGCTGCTGCCGGGTTTGCTTCTGGTTTTGTTGGGCTACGGCGTCAATTTTGACCGCGAGCACACCCCTATGGCTGTGGCTGATATTTCGAAAACCGATGCCAGCCGCCGCTATATCGAGAACTTCACCGCCAGTGACGATTTTGAAATTACTTATGATGCTCTCAATGAGGATGAAATTCTGTCCTTGATCGATAACGATCAAGTCGATGCGGGTTTGCTGATCCCGGAGAGTTTTGGCCGCAAGGTTGCGGCTGGCGAGACGGTGCAGGTACAGTTTTATATCAATGGCGCTACTGACCCTGGGGATGTCCAGGCTATCCGTCTTAAGTTGAGCAGTATCAGCCAGGTGGCTGCCCAGAATATTCTCGTGGAGCAGCTTCAGCGCACGCCGCAGGGAGCCTTGATTCAAATTCCCGTTGACGCGCTCGAAAAAACACTCTACAACCCCGATAGCGACAGCAAGCTCTTCATGATACCTGGGCTGATCCCCATCATTCTTCAAGTTCAGGCGCTAATCCTGAGTGCGCTGGCGATTGTCAAAGAGCGCGAGCAAGGCACGATGGAACAGCTCATCGTCACCCCGATCAAATCCTGGGAGTTGATGCTGGGCAAAATCATCCCCTACTTGCTGGTTAGCATCTTGAATCTCTTTGCATTACTGTGGTTAGGCGATCTGTTGTTTGGCGTGGGCGTGGCCGGGAGTTTCTGGCAACTCGTGGGGTTGAGTGTGGTCTTTATCGTCGGTTCGCTGGGGATGGGAGTGTTAATTTCCAATATCTCCCAAACGCAGATGCAGGCCATTTATCTGGCAATCTTCCTGGTACTCATTCCGGCGATCATCCTCACAGGGCTGATGTACCCTCGCGACGATATGCCCTGGTTCACCTATATATACAGCGAACTACTCCCTGTGACACACTTTCTGGAAATTACACGCGGCATCATGCTGCGCGGAGTCAGCGCCGCATCGGTTTGGGCATCCACCCTGCCGTTGATTGGCCTGAGCCTGATCTATTTTGTAGCCAGCGTGCTTGCCTTCCGCAAGCGGATTGTATAG
- a CDS encoding NAD(P)-dependent oxidoreductase, protein MKKQTILLTGASGEVGFEAFKELFNRRQRYNIRLLNLDHKFERQRFAPYNGQVEIVYGDLRNPDTVQEAVRGVDGVIHAAALIPPLADENPGLARAVNVGGTRSLVAALTEQNPAARLVYTSSISVYGDRVENPQIRVGDPLEPSDGDEYAKTKVQAEEMIQASGLKWTILRLSGILTERLHIQPLMFHMPLNTALEWCHSSDAGLALVQALEHEGVLGRIFNLGGGDACRISAREFLYKMLPLFGVDAEALPEQAFATRNFHSGDYADGDELDALLDFRRKTLTDYFEMAKKRISPASRALVRMIPNFIVRAYFTAISDPLKAIRRGDAELIRRYFGSLEAFNILSLRAKRSSLRHLR, encoded by the coding sequence ATGAAAAAACAAACCATTCTACTTACGGGGGCTTCCGGCGAAGTTGGCTTCGAGGCTTTCAAGGAATTGTTCAACCGCCGCCAGCGTTACAACATTCGTTTGTTGAATCTGGATCACAAATTTGAGCGGCAACGTTTTGCGCCCTATAACGGGCAGGTTGAAATTGTATATGGCGATTTGCGAAATCCCGATACGGTGCAGGAAGCTGTTCGTGGGGTGGATGGCGTGATTCATGCAGCAGCATTGATTCCCCCGCTGGCGGACGAGAACCCGGGGTTGGCGCGCGCTGTCAACGTGGGCGGGACTCGCTCGTTGGTGGCCGCCCTCACCGAGCAGAATCCTGCCGCCCGGTTGGTGTACACCTCATCCATCTCCGTTTACGGAGACCGAGTCGAAAATCCCCAAATCCGTGTTGGCGATCCGCTCGAACCGAGTGATGGGGATGAATACGCCAAAACTAAAGTCCAGGCTGAAGAGATGATTCAGGCATCTGGCCTAAAGTGGACGATTCTGCGGTTGAGCGGCATTCTGACCGAACGTCTGCATATTCAGCCCTTGATGTTCCACATGCCCCTGAATACAGCCCTGGAATGGTGCCACAGCAGCGATGCCGGTCTGGCTCTGGTGCAAGCCCTTGAGCATGAGGGCGTACTCGGGAGAATTTTTAATCTGGGGGGCGGAGACGCCTGCCGCATCTCGGCGCGCGAGTTTCTCTATAAAATGTTGCCGCTCTTTGGCGTTGATGCGGAAGCACTGCCCGAACAAGCTTTTGCGACCCGAAATTTCCACTCCGGCGATTATGCCGACGGCGACGAGTTGGATGCGCTGCTGGATTTTCGCCGCAAAACGCTGACGGATTATTTCGAAATGGCAAAAAAGCGCATTTCGCCCGCCAGCCGCGCCCTGGTGCGGATGATCCCCAATTTTATCGTCAGGGCTTATTTCACGGCTATCTCTGATCCGTTGAAAGCCATCCGCCGCGGCGATGCCGAACTCATCCGCCGCTACTTTGGTTCATTGGAAGCGTTCAATATCTTGTCACTGCGAGCAAAGCGAAGCAGCCTGCGCCATCTTCGGTGA
- a CDS encoding HlyD family efflux transporter periplasmic adaptor subunit, whose amino-acid sequence MKIRFMLIPIALLLLLVLSACGAFPTAQAAENMIEGSGHVSAQQVKIASELGGKVVEVLVDEGDEIQAGDVLFRLDDAIYQAQYRQAQAGVLVAQAAVNTAQAQLDAATSQYTLALQGARLQDLQARNAAWLVPLPEEFTLPVWYYQKAERIQAIQNEVEVAHGDVVQEQADLAQELQDASNSDLVAAETSLAAAQATYQIALQTHAQATAANENEIVEEIAQEQLDTALADLERAQLDYDRILSETASADILAARGRVAVAQSRYENALDAQTQLLSGEQSLQVDVAVAAVALAEVGLAQVEANLVAAEASLQILEVQLAKTVVYAPTSGVVLTRNLEIGEMIAQGGPVMEVADLAQVELTVYISEDRYGQVKLGQQVEIAVDSFPDEAFVGTIAAIADQAEFTPRNVQTVDGRKSTVFAVKIVLSNPEGKLKPGMPADARIQF is encoded by the coding sequence ATGAAAATACGGTTTATGCTTATCCCCATCGCGTTACTTTTACTGCTTGTATTAAGTGCCTGTGGCGCGTTTCCCACCGCTCAGGCCGCCGAAAATATGATTGAAGGTTCGGGACATGTCTCGGCGCAGCAGGTTAAGATTGCTTCAGAATTGGGCGGTAAAGTCGTCGAAGTGTTAGTTGACGAGGGTGACGAGATCCAGGCTGGAGATGTCTTGTTCCGCCTGGACGATGCGATCTATCAGGCACAGTACCGTCAGGCACAGGCGGGCGTGCTGGTGGCACAGGCGGCGGTAAACACGGCGCAAGCGCAACTGGATGCCGCCACTTCACAATATACGTTAGCACTTCAGGGCGCACGTTTGCAAGATTTGCAGGCCCGCAATGCTGCCTGGTTGGTCCCACTGCCGGAGGAGTTTACGCTGCCGGTTTGGTATTACCAGAAGGCCGAACGCATTCAGGCTATACAGAATGAGGTTGAAGTTGCGCACGGTGACGTGGTTCAAGAGCAAGCCGATTTGGCTCAGGAACTGCAGGATGCCAGTAATTCTGACCTGGTAGCTGCAGAAACCTCCCTGGCAGCAGCGCAGGCAACTTATCAAATTGCCCTGCAAACCCATGCCCAGGCTACGGCTGCAAATGAGAACGAAATTGTGGAGGAGATTGCCCAGGAGCAACTGGACACTGCTCTGGCCGATCTGGAGCGCGCCCAGCTTGACTACGACCGCATACTCTCGGAGACTGCCAGCGCCGATATACTAGCTGCGCGCGGGCGTGTAGCGGTGGCGCAATCGCGCTACGAAAATGCTCTCGACGCGCAGACACAGTTATTGAGCGGCGAACAATCTTTGCAGGTGGATGTAGCCGTCGCTGCCGTTGCTTTGGCCGAAGTCGGCCTTGCGCAGGTTGAAGCCAACCTGGTCGCTGCCGAGGCCTCGTTGCAAATACTCGAAGTACAGCTTGCCAAGACAGTCGTCTATGCGCCGACTTCTGGCGTGGTGCTAACCCGCAACCTGGAAATCGGCGAGATGATTGCGCAGGGCGGCCCGGTGATGGAAGTGGCGGATTTGGCGCAAGTGGAGTTGACCGTGTATATCTCGGAGGATCGCTATGGACAGGTCAAGCTTGGCCAGCAAGTGGAAATCGCCGTTGATTCATTCCCCGATGAAGCCTTTGTGGGCACGATTGCCGCCATCGCCGATCAGGCTGAGTTCACGCCCCGCAATGTGCAGACCGTTGACGGTCGCAAGAGTACGGTATTCGCGGTCAAGATTGTGCTGTCCAACCCCGAAGGGAAGCTCAAGCCCGGCATGCCCGCCGATGCGCGTATCCAGTTTTAA
- the fetB gene encoding iron export ABC transporter permease subunit FetB gives MITLPEFPLDGLERIGAAAILILISLLISRWREADLEKDLLIATVRSFVQLIAIGYALEFIFNLDSPLWTLTLLVFMTTIAGRTAAQRGKKIPHAQRVALVSIGLGSALTLGILVAVNVFTFDPQTIIPVGGMVIGNSMSVAALVMKRLADDFHTQRGQIETSLALGATSQQASRPQLRTSLQNAMIPIVDTTKTTGLIKLPGAMTGMILAGASPMEAVQIQIVVLYMIIGASAFTGLTASYLTYRQFFTPAHQLVE, from the coding sequence ATGATTACACTCCCCGAATTTCCATTGGATGGCTTGGAACGCATTGGCGCGGCGGCGATATTAATTCTCATCTCCCTGTTGATCTCCCGCTGGCGTGAGGCCGATCTCGAAAAAGATTTGCTGATTGCCACGGTGCGCAGTTTCGTGCAACTCATCGCCATTGGCTATGCGCTAGAATTCATCTTCAATCTGGATTCTCCCCTATGGACGCTAACACTCCTCGTCTTTATGACCACCATCGCCGGAAGAACGGCAGCCCAGCGCGGCAAAAAAATCCCCCATGCCCAACGGGTAGCGCTGGTATCGATTGGGCTGGGCAGCGCGCTAACCCTGGGGATTCTGGTGGCCGTAAACGTGTTCACCTTCGACCCCCAGACGATTATCCCCGTAGGTGGCATGGTGATTGGTAATTCGATGTCGGTGGCGGCATTAGTGATGAAACGCCTGGCGGATGATTTCCACACCCAGCGCGGTCAGATTGAAACTTCATTGGCGTTGGGCGCCACCAGTCAGCAGGCTTCCCGCCCACAGTTGCGCACATCCTTGCAAAACGCCATGATCCCGATTGTGGACACGACCAAAACTACCGGGCTGATCAAGCTCCCCGGAGCAATGACCGGCATGATTCTGGCAGGCGCATCCCCGATGGAGGCGGTGCAAATTCAAATTGTGGTGCTGTATATGATTATCGGCGCTTCGGCCTTCACCGGCCTGACTGCCAGCTATCTCACTTACCGCCAGTTTTTCACCCCCGCGCATCAATTAGTTGAATGA
- a CDS encoding phosphate ABC transporter ATP-binding protein, translated as MQAKIEVRDLHIARRGQPILHGVGFCVQPGEVMMLIGPSGSGKSTLLRAINRLLEPPSNNILLDGEDITTLPVTELRSRIGMVFQQASMFPGSVAENIAHAAALKKTILPPERIYELLEAVSLHTEFALTDAAQLSGGEAQRVALARTLATSPEVLLLDEPTSALDPHATRQVEKTLLHLNRERGLTLIWVSHTIEQTRRVGGNVVLLNQGQVQAMGRVAEVLDPNGPYQKVLDFAAGEDIRELSPQSH; from the coding sequence ATGCAAGCAAAAATTGAAGTTCGTGACCTTCACATCGCCCGTCGCGGGCAGCCTATTTTGCACGGCGTCGGGTTTTGTGTGCAACCCGGCGAAGTGATGATGCTCATCGGCCCCAGCGGGAGCGGTAAATCTACCCTGCTGCGCGCCATCAATCGCTTGCTTGAACCCCCATCGAACAACATCCTGCTCGACGGTGAAGACATCACCACCCTGCCAGTCACCGAACTGCGTAGCCGTATCGGGATGGTCTTTCAACAGGCCAGCATGTTCCCCGGCAGCGTGGCTGAGAATATCGCCCATGCCGCCGCGTTGAAAAAAACAATCCTGCCGCCAGAGCGCATCTACGAGCTGCTTGAAGCCGTCTCGTTGCACACAGAATTTGCCTTGACCGATGCGGCTCAACTCTCCGGCGGCGAGGCGCAACGCGTCGCCTTGGCGCGCACGCTGGCAACCTCCCCCGAAGTCCTGTTGCTCGATGAACCCACCTCGGCACTCGATCCCCACGCTACACGTCAAGTGGAAAAAACCTTGCTGCATCTAAACCGCGAGCGCGGCCTGACATTGATTTGGGTATCGCACACCATCGAGCAGACTCGCCGCGTGGGGGGCAATGTCGTTTTGCTCAACCAGGGCCAGGTTCAGGCCATGGGACGCGTGGCAGAAGTTCTTGATCCGAACGGCCCCTACCAAAAAGTATTGGATTTCGCCGCCGGTGAAGATATTCGCGAATTATCACCACAGAGCCACTGA
- a CDS encoding MaoC family dehydratase, which yields MFSKFSQEIPMLNIGDSASRTKIFSDEDVRAFAQISGDANPVHLDDDYAAGTRFGKRLVHGILTSGLISAVLGTQLPGPGSIYIQQTLNFRAPVFIDDTITATVTLTKLREGKPIATFETICTNQDGITVIDGEALLLLP from the coding sequence ATATTTTCGAAGTTTTCACAGGAGATTCCCATGCTCAATATCGGCGACTCTGCTTCACGAACAAAAATTTTCAGCGATGAAGATGTGCGCGCCTTTGCACAGATTTCCGGGGATGCGAATCCCGTTCACCTGGATGATGACTACGCCGCGGGGACGCGCTTCGGCAAGCGGCTGGTTCACGGCATTCTGACCTCGGGGTTGATCTCCGCGGTGTTGGGGACTCAACTCCCGGGGCCGGGCAGCATCTACATCCAGCAGACGCTCAACTTCCGCGCACCGGTCTTCATTGACGATACGATCACCGCCACGGTCACACTGACCAAACTGCGCGAAGGTAAACCCATTGCCACTTTTGAGACCATCTGCACCAACCAAGATGGCATCACGGTGATTGACGGCGAGGCGCTTTTATTGCTGCCTTGA